The Fusarium falciforme chromosome 14, complete sequence sequence CCGAAATCTTCGTGAGATTACCTTTGATCATGATTCACCGAAAATCGGCCAGTTTCCCACCTTTGACTACTTCGGCGATGGCTCTTTTTACCTTCTCGATAGCCCCGGGCATGCTGTAGGGCATCTTTGCGGCCTTGCCAGAACAACTGACAATCCGCCCACGTTTGTGCTCTTGGGCGGTGATATTTGCCACTACGCGGGCATTTTCAGACCATCCAGCTATCTCCCAGTCCCTGATCGTATCACCCCTCATCCATGTCACGCAACCAAGGATACTGTCTTGTGTCCCGGAGAAGCTTTCGACAAGCTGCAAAAGTCACGCGGAAGAGCATCGATCGATAGCCTGTTCGACTTGACGTTTGGCCAAGATATCGAACTTGCAAGGAGGACGACTAGGCAGCTGCAGGAGCTTGACTGCGATCAAGACATCTTTGTCATCGTAGCTCATGACTCGACCATTAGGGATGGGGTGCCTCATTTTCCGAGGAGCCTGAACGACTGGAAGGCAAGGGGCTTGGGAAAGGGTCTGAAGTGGACGTTCCTACGCGATCTTGAGAATTATTGGAGATCGGAAGGACTTTACTAGTTATCCTTGACGTTGACTACATTATTCAAAATCCGTACATCTGTTCTTGCAGCATCAACTCTGACTCATGTCCTGGTCTCGCCCTCCCCCAAAGGTCCGTCAGCTAGCTCATCTGCCCAGTCCCAAAGCGGCTAACCGCCGAACCGACCTGAGGTCGCATGACGAGAGCCGTTCAGCCTCCGGGCGGGGTTTGGATGCTCGGCAATAAAATGGTTATCCTCTTTCGGGATAAGCGAATGTGGAGAGGTAGCCTAGGCTGACAGTCTTGAGGACAAGGTTTCCGGGGGATCGACAAGTAGAGCAGGTTAATTAACAAGCCTTTGAATCGATCTTGATGCTCCATTGAAACAGCACTTTGCCATCAAGTCCAACTCATCTGTGGGCAGTATTCTCTATCTCTCAGTTTTCACACCTACGCCTTGTCAAGCTTTCGCAACTGAAACAGTCTCACCATGCCTTCGGCGTTGGGTATCAATGGGGAATCATCCACATTCAATGACTCTAGTCTCGGCTATgatatcctcatcgtcggcgcTGGACTCAGTGGCATCTTGAGTTTATACCGCATGCGTGAACTTGGCTTGAGAGCACGAGTGCTTGAGGCTGGCCCAGCTGAAGGTGGTACCTGGTTCTGGTACGGATAGCGGCAGGTCTAGGTGTACTGAAGCAGCTGCTTACACTGACCCAGGAATCGATATCCCGGAGCTCGGTTTGACTCGGAAAGCTACTCGTacatcttctccttctctcagGAGGTTCTTGATGAGTGGAACTGGACAGAGCATTTTGCCCCTCAGCCAGAAACCCTCCGTTACATCCAGTTCCTCACCAACAAGTTTGACCTGAAGCGCGACATGCAATTCGACACGCAGATCAAGTCAGCCCACTTCCAGGAAGAGACCTCCTCGTGGCTGTTGGAAGACGAAGAGGGCAATTCTTATACCAGCCGATATCTCATCACAGCCATGGGCATCTTGAACAAACCAACGCTTCCCAACATTCCAGGCGTCCAGAAGTTCAAGGGAGAGTCCTGGCATACAGCGCGATGGCCCAACGATGCCTCCAGCCTCCAAGGGAAGCGAGTCGGCATCATTGGTACTGGCGCAACTGCCATCCAAACTATTCAGGCCATCTCAGACAAGGTCGGGCATCTCACCGTCTTCCAGAGGACGCCAAACTGGACCGTGCCTCTTCGCAATTCCAAGATCAGcctggaggagatggaggagatccGCAAGAGCTACCCTGAGATATTCCGCAAATGTCTCGAGTCATATTCATGCTTCATCCACGTGAGCGACACCAGAAGCGTCTTCTCAATGACAGAGGAGGAGCGGCAAGCACACTGGGAGAAACTGTATTCTCTTCCAGGGTTTGCCAAGGTTCTGAGCATCTCCTCTGACGTCGCCACGAACTGCAAGGCAAATGAGCTATACAGCAAGTTCCACGCCGACAAGATTCGAGCTCGCGTCAATGATCCAGAGGTTGCTGAAAAGCTGATTCCAAAGAATCATGGGTTTGGAACCCGGAGAGTGCCCCTTGAGAGCGGCTACTTTGAGGTTTTTAACCAACCCAACGTTAACCTGGTTGACATAAGGGAGAACCCCATCTCTCAGATCACTGAAACGGGTGTTGAAACTGGCGAATCGACTCACGAGTTGGATATCCTCATCTATGCCACCGGCTTCGACGCCGTCACTGGGTCTTTCAACGCCGTGGACTTTGAAGGCCGAAATGggaccaagctcaaggatgtCTGGAGCAATGGTATCAGAACCTTCCTGGGCCTTACCGTCCAGGATTTCCCCAATATGTTCATGATAATGGGACCTCACCAAATGTTTGGCAACATTCCACGGTATGCTCACCTTCCgcacttttatagctatcaACTCTGACCTACTGACTCTCAAAGCTCGATCGAGTATGCCGTGGACTGGGTAGCCGAGTTTATGCGACACGCCCGAGACACCAACATCACCTACGTGGAAGCCACAGAGAAGGGCATGGACGAGTGGACGGAGCATGTCCATGACTGTGGCAAGGGACTGCTGGCAAACGAGGTCGATTCGTGGATGACTGGAGTGAATAAGAATCTGGCCCACAAGCAGAAGAGATCGATGACGAGATACAATGGGCCAGCGCCTGGGTACCGCAAGAGGTGCGATGAGGTCAAGGCGAGGGGGTATTCAGACTTTGTGATAAGACACCAGTAGGGTAGAAATTTATTGAATTGCGGATAAGCTCAAGATTCAAGTCATTTGCAAGCAAGATAAGACAAAATCTGTACATCAACTTTGAATCCTGACCTTCCCAGACGGATCAGGCTTTGACAACGCCCAACGGATTCCTTCCTCCATAACCTTGTCCCATCTTTCAGACTCGGTCAACTGCTCACCGAATCGACGAAAGCCGTGAGGTAGCCCCTTAAAGACGTGGACATCTGTGGGAACTCTGCCCCAAGTGACAGTTAGCAAATGGTTGAACCCTTGAACAAGATAGCTCACCCTGCCTCGGCAAGTTTCTTCCCATACAACAGTCCCTCGTCTCGTAGCGGATCAAGGCCTGCTATGCCCAGGACTGTCGGGGCCAACCCTACCACCTGCTGTTTCGAGGCATTTCCAGGATTTAGTCGAAGGTCTTGGGGGTTTGGTTTTGTGATCTTGAGCAGCTCCGTGAAGAATTTGGCTGTCTTGATGGGAAGAATTGGCGCATTTTCATTCTCCAGATACGATGAGACCGAAGGATCTCTCAACTGCTCGAGCTGTGGCTCATAGCAGTCCATATGGACAAGACATGGAATCATTAGAACTTGGCCAGCAAGTTTGGGCCTCAACAGATCATTGGGTGAAAGGTTTTGCGCAAAGGTCAAGGCTGCCGCCAGCTGAGCCCCAGCCGAGATGCCACCAACTACAACCTGGCTGTCATCTCCGACGAGCTCGTCAATATGGTCGTGAACCCAGTGAAAGGCATCTTCCGCATCATTCCAAGCCATTGGATAGGTGGCCTCAGGCGTGTGGCGGTAGTTGACGTTGATGACGATTACCATGGCACCGCTGGCGATGCGAGTACAGATGGCATCTTCTGAAGACAGCGATCCAAACAGATATCCACCGCCGTGCAAATGGATGTAGATGGGAAGACGCGCGGCGTGATCTGCTGAAGTCGGTCTGTAGCCTCGAGCTTCAACCGTAGCGCCGTCTCGTGTGTCAATGCGGTAATCCTTGATGTGAACAAGATGTGACAAAGACTCCATGGCTTTTGCCGAGAtttcttcccttcctttGTTGACCACCCTCTTCCGCTCAGCGAGGCTTCCAAAGGTaggaggaggtggaagaGTTGCTTCTACAGCCAACCATTCGGGAGACTTGCCGCCGTACTCGGAAAAGTCGCACATTCTTGTTGAAGCATCAACTTCAGAGTATCGTTGGGGTTTCGAGTAACAAGGACAGTCAAAAAGGCCAACCCTCAACTCTACAACCAATACCTAGGAGACGTGACTGAGGTCGGCCATTGCTACTGAACTGCCTCGGCTCATCTGCTTACCCCGCAGGTACGTCCGATCGCCATGTCGGTCTACCTGATTAGGTTAACCAGAAGGCTACCGTCATTGGACAAACTAATAATCACGGTGTTGCTGCTCATCTAAGTGTACTTATGGTATTGTGTCAAAAAGTTACTCAGTTTATTGGTTCAGGTAACAAACCTCCCAACAATGTCGCCTGGTATCCCTGTAGAACCGCCATCGCGATCTTTGGCTGGAAAAGTCGCCATAGTTACAGGCGCTGGCTGCTTTGGAGATGGAATTGGCAACGGCCGAGCAATCTCAATCATGCTAGCTGACGAGGGCTGCAATGTGGTGTGTCTCGACATGAGCCTGGAATGGGCATCAAAAACGGCCGAGATGGCTGTCCTTGGACGCAAAGGAGTCTCGGCTGTCCCGATACAAGGAGACGTCACGAACTCTAGCGACTGTGGGAAGGCTGTCTGTCTGGCCTTGCACACGTTTGGCCGTCTGGATATTCTCGTCAACAACGTTGGGATAGCGGGTGCTCGAGGAACAGCAACCGAAGTCGACATGGAGGATTGGTCGGCAGGTCTGAACGTCAATGTGTCGagcatggtgttgatggccaAGCATGCAATCCCGGCAATGATGGAGAACACGGGCGAAGCCAAGGGTGCCATTATCAACATGGGCAGCGTGGCTGGGCTCAAGGGCGGGACACCACATCTGTTGTATCCCACCGCCAAAGGCGCCGTCGTCAACATGACCAG is a genomic window containing:
- a CDS encoding Abhydrolase-3 domain-containing protein — encoded protein: MCDFSEYGGKSPEWLAVEATLPPPPTFGSLAERKRVVNKGREEISAKAMESLSHLVHIKDYRIDTRDGATVEARGYRPTSADHAARLPIYIHLHGGGYLFGSLSSEDAICTRIASGAMVIVINVNYRHTPEATYPMAWNDAEDAFHWVHDHIDELVGDDSQVVVGGISAGAQLAAALTFAQNLSPNDLLRPKLAGQVLMIPCLVHMDCYEPQLEQLRDPSVSSYLENENAPILPIKTAKFFTELLKITKPNPQDLRLNPGNASKQQVVGLAPTVLGIAGLDPLRDEGLLYGKKLAEAGVPTDVHVFKGLPHGFRRFGEQLTESERWDKVMEEGIRWALSKPDPSGKVRIQS
- a CDS encoding Lactamase-B domain-containing protein, which produces MSKIPPVIFIPQGKALQAVRLINPVNFGPAVIKRFMEPSVPGLETFRSSPSLSFLLEHHSGRKLVFDLGIRKDYENYSPTIAKYIPTTNYEIEVAGNVADILQDDGVSLGDIEAVIWSHWHWDHIGDPSTFPATTDLVVGPGFKKAMLPGAPSNPESPILESDYEGRNLREITFDHDSPKIGQFPTFDYFGDGSFYLLDSPGHAVGHLCGLARTTDNPPTFVLLGGDICHYAGIFRPSSYLPVPDRITPHPCHATKDTVLCPGEAFDKLQKSRGRASIDSLFDLTFGQDIELARRTTRQLQELDCDQDIFVIVAHDSTIRDGVPHFPRSLNDWKARGLGKGLKWTFLRDLENYWRSEGLY